In the genome of Ziziphus jujuba cultivar Dongzao chromosome 10, ASM3175591v1, the window CAAACTCTTAGGAGAGCAGTTTATTTAGAATCCCAAGCCACCTTTCATTTGGTTTTCTTTCACGTTCTTTCTTGGTCACCCATGCAGTTATACTGCTCTTAAAGAAAGAGAGGTAGTTCGAGATGGTTTACCCGAAAAGAGAAAAGGGTTTATGCTGTTCCAATTACAAAACggggataaaatatatataaatttaaaaaaaataaattaaaaacatgtgAAAGAGAAGACTTATTTTGGACGTACCAAAACTTAGAAAAATTAGTTGGGAACAAGAAATTGAGAATAATGAAaatcccttttgttttttttgttttttgttttttccctattttactttttctattCCTTAACGTAATTGCCACCAACCAAATTGATTTTCAGTTGTCCAAATCTCAAGTTTCAGTGCTAACGTCAATGAATCAGAAAATGGTTTACACGGTAAACGCTGAGTCCAATTAATACCGGCAACATAGGATACCACAGAATTAATGCATATTCAATTAATTATGACGTGTCACTCATCATCATTGACTCATAGTTGAACTCCAAATTAATTTGTTCGGAAAAACGAAATGTTGGTTAACTCCGAAATTTCACTTTATAAAAGTGGAAGAAGCATATCCTAGAAGCTTTTAATTTAATCAGTTTTAGACCATGTCTGCCATAATTTTTGATTTCGCTTCTTTGCCGCTAGAAAATCTTCCTGGAAGCAAACTTCACTGTATTTGTTTTTAAACTTTTCTAAAGGCATAAAGCCCTTTAAGAAAACTGTCCAAATGAAAAGCTTTAGAATTGCCTTATTTTGGTTGTCtgctttaattaaaattatgctTAATTATCCATTCATATTATAAaagtagaaataataataatataattttttttttaaaaaaaaatgaaaaggtggCTGCAACGATATTTAAATCTTTCAACTATACTCCATGTGGTTGCAAAAACAGGCTTTTTTTGGGATTATTATTAGCTTTGTTAGTCCATACACAATGCTCATAGTAGTACTTtgtctttttaacttttttcttttggcattTTGGTTTAAGAATTTGGTTTTTGAtgtactttaatttttaaatttttttatttagttacaTTTTAGTAGTTTTGAGATAATGTACAGCATTTGATTTAACATACATAAGGCTATTATGAGATTGTttggtttaataattttctGTTTACTTAAATTGAAAgtagtttaaaaaattaaagtatacCAGAAACTAAAGTTTAGGAACTAAAATactaacaaaaggaaaaaattcaaaaaccgaaatgcaataataatattattgttttgaagGCCCAAAAGAAAAGTGGGCAGGTCAGGCCCATTTCAGTAAAGTTAACGACCTACGGCCCATCCTTTCCAACACCACCAACTCTATTATTAAGCTTATAGGTCATGGTATCGCCACGTGTTGAACTAGAGGCCACGCCGTCTCCGCTAAGGATGAGCCCTCAACTAGTCCAACTTGCAAAAAATTTCCtccttgtaaaaaaaaaaaaaaaaacacagagaaaaatccacaaaagagaattgaaaacaaaacgagaaaagaaaaaggaaagaaaaaaaaaaaggaattacaGGAAAGAGGATAAGACACTTGTGGAGAGCTCGTGCTGTAAACACTTCCACTGAAATCTCAATCACCATGCAACACCCATCTAACGGCTAATAGTCACTTGTGAGTAGAAGCCAGAAGGATATAATATCCCACCCACTTAAACTCCCTCCTCTTGTTCACTCAAACCCCATTCTTCTCCACcaccattttcattttgttgagTGAGTGAGAAAAAAAGCCAGGCctttaacataaaaaagaaaaaaagaaaaaaaaaagaagctcaaTGGCTTCTCTAACAATGGTTTTCGGTCCGGCCGCCACCGGAAGTTTCTTCGCGGCGACTGCGGCAAAGGGTGCAGGAGGAAGCAAAGAGGAGAAAGGACTGCTTGACTGGATTCTTGGTGGGCTGCAGAAGGAAGACCAGCTTCTTGAGACTGATCCAATCCTTAAGAAGGTTGACGAAAAGAATGGTGGCCCCACCAACGGTGGCCGGAAGAATTCTGTGGCAGTCCCAAAGAAGAAAAACGGAGGCTTTGGAGGCCTTTTCgccaagaaataaaagaaaaagaaaaaacaggcTATTTTCTATCATTCTTGTAATTCTCTCTGCAGGCATTTCACACCTTTTGTGGTGTATATTTACTTATCTAATCTTTGATCATCATTATGGAACATTTAAGTCGTGTTATAAAcgaattttaattcatttttcacAGCTCTGTATTCCAAActatgctgctgctgctgccatATGGGGGTTTTGTTGTTGGCCTTGTTAATTTGGCTGATTTATAATGCTTAAGCATGAAATTGAAGTGATTTAGTCTTAAGAACTAGATACCTAGTATAGTTTCTACTATCAGCaatgtgataattttttcatctaGAAAGGAATATAGATTCAGATCATAAATATTCCAGATAGAGTTGCCCTGATAGATAATCTTTCCGAAATTGCTAAAAGTGTTTGCAAATGGCAGATTCATATATATAAGAGTCCAATCTAAGAATATAACAGGGACATGGAGActatgttcatatatatatatacatatatatacacatatataagcaACATGTTTGCTTTATCTTTTCCCTATAAATATGGAACTTTAGACGAATAGATCCTCTAATGCCAATGTAAAAACAGTATATTTGATCATCTAGGCTATTAAGGACTCCAAAAACTACCAAACACATTCGTGTGGGCTAGGAAAGCATTGCTAGCACACCTATGAGTACAACCTAGTTTAGATGAAATTCCCATTAACCCAGAAAATCTCAGAAGGTTTGCGATCTAAGCCTAATAGTATTCTATATGTCATGTAAATTAGTATAATGATGAATAAAGCTGCAAAAGCCTTAAAATTGGTATAGATTAGCAAGCATATTTAAAGATAAACACCCATTCATCAGTACAAAGAATGCATCAAATTTGTCTGGCTTTGCCTAACAAAAAGAAGGTTGGGATATTCATATCTGATCTATAAAGAAATTACCAGAAAACAGATTCGTTATAGAAGCTAAGAGGTACTGTATTTTAAAGGGTTGGAGCAAAAATTCACAGACCATttaagggggggaaaaaaaaaaaatctaacaagaATTTGTGGTGGAGTTTGATCTAGACAAAGAGGAAGAAGAGTTGATGAAGTCGATACAATCTTCCATGGCTTCTATCCTATGAGAATCAACAGGAGTCACAAAGGGCTTTGATTTCCCAGCTAAAGAATCCTTCCTTGAAGCTCTTTTACTCACCGGTCCAATGCATAGAGCTCTTCCAACCTTCCCTGCAAGATTCTTCATCAATCTCATTGGTGATAAACCTGGTCTACTGCTACATTGAGatacaaaatttccaaaaatctTCTTGCTTCTGGAAACTTTCTCATCAGAATTTTGTTTCTGATAATTGAACTTCTTACCCTTGAAGTATTCTCTGCTGCACATCCGGGTATCGGCTCTCGTTGACatactagagagagagagagagagagagagagagagagtatttgGTAGATTTACTGAGGGGAAGTGTAAAGCACATAAATAGAGGAGCACCAAAAAGCAGGATATGGCAAAAGGGTAAGTAGAGTCGGTGAGAAAAAAGtgtgtttaaaaaatatatatgaaattgtgCTTCTCACCCCACAGTAAAATCACCCCCATTGACTGTGTGACAACCATCACTTTTTGGCTTTGCATGCAGTAGAAGCATAGTAAAAGTGATCCCTCCAACCAACACAAAACATCAAAACCAAAGgagggaataaaaaaaaaaggggaagaaaTGATTTAGAATGCCTAGGTATTGCAACCATGATAATTGTCATCATGTTCGACGATTATTAAAGAAACATACTGTATTAAGCAAACCAGTGTCTTGTATTTCACCTTTTCAGACAACTTTGCAACACACATCCTATAAATCAGTAGTTGTAATCTCAATTTCCATCAACTCTGTTGATAGCTAATTTTAGGACTCTTATTAAATTCTCAGTGATCATTTTGCGCTTCTCTTCTACCGAATGACATTTAGAACTTATTTAGccatttgtttattaatttattttttctgttttaataaaaaaaaaaaaaaaaacagagcaagTTTTAAAACAGAGCCATGTGTTATTAGCCATATAGTCTTgtatttttttcctgttttcctGTTGAATCACTTTTTGGGTCTTAAAACAGAGCAAGTTTTTAGTATATTTGGTATGCAGTCTACGTTTCTTTCCTACTTTGAGGCCTTAATTTAAGATTACCAAACAAATAGGATAAATGTTATGATGGGACAATGGACCAAATTAAATCCAATGTTAAGAAACTGAAGAAATAGACAAATTTAAAGGCTTGTAATGTAACTAGatgggttttgaatttttattctttttacttttttttggggAGTGGGAGAGACAATGAAATATCAAGGCATCAAGTTGTAGGAGAATGAAACAATGAAAAGAAGAGccagggggggaaaaaaaaaaaaatctctccaAAAGTAGGTTAAAATctagaaagagaaaataaaaaggtgCAAAGGATCTCTTTTAGATGCAGGAAGAGGACATAGCTAGTTAGTAAGCCTTTGCCTTTTTCCGTGCTTTTTATTCACTTACTGTTAGAATTTCATAAAAGGGATAATGTCAGCTCAGGGATGTGGGAAACAGGGACACTAAGGGTGTACATATTTAGTATAACATTAGAGATTAACTTCTCGTTTCAGTAAGCCTTAAGCATTCTATTTGGCAGAACACAAACTCATTCTACAAATTTAACAGAAATCAAGAAAAATAGAGCctacttatatataaatatatacatatatacatatatacatatatatgaggaGGTTACGGTGCAGTCCATCCGCATGCGGATCCGTACCGAAGCTgacgtttaaaaaaataaaaaaaaacatcggCTTTGGTGTGCATTTGTATATGGACGGACTGCACCGTagcctttctctctctctctctacacacacacacacacacacacacacacacacacacacacgcgtaTACATGCAGCACTTAAATCTCAAGAAACATATAAAACAGAACGAAAGGTTTTAGGTCTTTCTGACCATCATATTTTCACCACATGAAAAAATTCATTAACAAGATTTCACAAAAGAGCATAAAGCAGCAGAAGCAAGACAGGCCAATAGTTCGTAGCACTGACTATCAACACGTCAAAGAAGCACAATCAAATTCTTTCAAACTTAGCTTCAGATGCGCATCCTCATCAACCACCTTCTTTTTAATTAAGCTAGTTGACAGTACACATATTAATCCGCATAACCACCTAAGaactgtaatatttctttccattaaCAAGATCCTCACTAGCTTCTAAATTCTGGCTTTCCTGAAAATTCTGGCTTTTCATAATCCCCAGGAATCAAGATCACAAAACAAAATGATTGTGGAAACATTAACAAGATTTTCCCCGCCTTCTAAATTCATCTTAACATTTCCTATTACTGTTCCATAATATGGACATTCTTTAGCATAAAAAGACGACTCAGGAACAAACTTAAAGATGGAACAATTTTCTTCAGTTAAATGTACCTAAATCTCAATCACTACCAGAACAGTTTAGCATGTCAGAGACTTAGACAGTCCATTACAAACTTAATTCCAAGAAGGCGAAATCACCGATTATCATTCATGACAAGCAGAATCTCCCCACCATTCCCAATGATGTAATCCAAAAATTTCTTAACTTCTTCAGTATCTTTAAAAGCCTGAGGAACAGCAAGATCACTATCCAAATTATACCACATCCCATCAATCCTTCTTAAAGTGACCCAATGCCTACTTCTCCAAAGCCCACCATACCTTCTAACCGGAACATTAAGCACAATACCCATTAAACCATCTTCAGGCCCATCTAGATCAATGGAAGAAGCTCCATTTCGACGATCATGCCAAATCACACTCTTCCCTTTCCCTTCTAAAGCAGAAATCAAAACATTAATGTCATAGTTTCCAGTAATTGTATTATGATGAGGCTTAAAGAGTATAGATAATGGTGTCCAAGTTTCTTTGTCGGTATCATCAACAACAAGCTTGTCAGCAATCTCATTCAAACTTGCTCGAGTAAACGCGTTCTCTTGCTGTTTATAAACATAATTCTGACATTACcatggtggaaaaaaaaaaaaaaaaaaacacaaaacaccaCTGATATCTAAACCAATTCAAACAAACATAATCTCCCAATTGAAAGAAGGGCAATAAAAAACCACGGAAAATTATAAAACTGAAGCAAACCCAATTGTTTTGGCATAAAAGATCAATGGGTTTTGTTATACTGACTGcagtgatataaaaaaaaaaaaaagaaatattttttgagTATGTACAAGTTGTATTTAcattttccatggaaattttgcaGACCAAGCAAAAGAAACCTAGCAGAAAAACAAGGGAAAAGGGAGATGGGTATTGGAAAAGAGTACCTGGAAGAGATTGTTAAGGGAGTGCAAGAGGCAGAATTGAAGTCGCTGCCTCTCGTGATAGATTTGGGTATTCTCGTTCGCCATCTTCTTCAAACACAAGATTACCGATTGACCATTAGCAACTGCTGGATTCTAAAACATGAGTTTTTGCTTTGGTTTTACAGAAACTGAATCCCAATTTgacggtttttatttttatttttaattttcaattattgtatattatatttttacaaaacccgaaTATGTCACGAACATCGAGCCGTCGAGTAGTTCCTTCCCTGTTGCCCATTTGCCCTATATAAACccatagtgaaaaaaaaaaaaaaaaattataggaaTAGGTAAGCGTAATAGAT includes:
- the LOC112490615 gene encoding josephin-like protein, producing MCSREYFKGKKFNYQKQNSDEKVSRSKKIFGNFVSQCSSRPGLSPMRLMKNLAGKVGRALCIGPVSKRASRKDSLAGKSKPFVTPVDSHRIEAMEDCIDFINSSSSLSRSNSTTNSC
- the LOC107410858 gene encoding josephin-like protein isoform X2; translated protein: MANENTQIYHERQRLQFCLLHSLNNLFQQENAFTRASLNEIADKLVVDDTDKETWTPLSILFKPHHNTITGNYDINVLISALEGKGKSVIWHDRRNGASSIDLDGPEDGLMGIVLNVPVRRYGGLWRSRHWVTLRRIDGMWYNLDSDLAVPQAFKDTEEVKKFLDYIIGNGGEILLVMNDNR
- the LOC107410859 gene encoding uncharacterized protein LOC107410859, producing the protein MASLTMVFGPAATGSFFAATAAKGAGGSKEEKGLLDWILGGLQKEDQLLETDPILKKVDEKNGGPTNGGRKNSVAVPKKKNGGFGGLFAKK
- the LOC107410858 gene encoding josephin-like protein isoform X1, whose amino-acid sequence is MANENTQIYHERQRLQFCLLHSLNNLFQNYVYKQQENAFTRASLNEIADKLVVDDTDKETWTPLSILFKPHHNTITGNYDINVLISALEGKGKSVIWHDRRNGASSIDLDGPEDGLMGIVLNVPVRRYGGLWRSRHWVTLRRIDGMWYNLDSDLAVPQAFKDTEEVKKFLDYIIGNGGEILLVMNDNR